The following are from one region of the Capsicum annuum cultivar UCD-10X-F1 chromosome 1, UCD10Xv1.1, whole genome shotgun sequence genome:
- the LOC107856089 gene encoding uncharacterized protein LOC107856089 isoform X3 has translation MDVHSGKTAINGLVVPKRGLRDTADSRDENVHPCSRLGCSGRLNHLKSSYVGTTEKSRSFRPAFNASNGKDVVGSSSRTSSLPSVGKARETSNMKSFSQVGNDQLGISSLDGVPKVTEQIQSSPEYQLKINSAVRGTGSSKARSTEAGYSSGASSSRPRKIVCHKSGSYNQNTLMHASASSQSKGIGSEKQPCSSGAGYGLRNLNCKSISDVLPHNCSKSESRFSRTDMVKRRNTEGESSSSVKGKKIAKASLREKHVSRPTRGVSISESRSGRNLDFSVNNHAASVQTHRPMNVNSRFRGPVQVSLQTESSSLVQSLHWPETPDLNLQSSSQLFTDGSSSHSSDYSFPGNDIDDLPSVVPFTSAELGINRLMNQQALQRYNMDGVAQVLLALERIEQDDELTYEELLALEERMGTVSTALSEEAVSKSLQRSIYQSMPSELGAFGGDGDEDEDEIKCSICQEEYVVGDEIGKLECEHGYHVECVQQWLKLKNWCPICKASAASSKLTTAPS, from the exons ATGGATGTACATTCTGGAAAAACAGCTATAAATGGGCTTGTTGTGCCCAAAAGAGGTTTAAGGGATACTGCTGATAGTAGAGATGAAAATGTTCATCCGTGCTCACGGCTTGGATGCAGTGGTCGGCTCAACCATTTGAAGAGCAGCTATGTTGGAACTACAGAGAAATCCAGATCATTTAGGCCTGCTTTCAATGCTTCAAATGGCAAGGATGTGGTTGGGAGTTCATCTAGGACATCTTCACTGCCTAGTGTAGGAAAGGCACGCGAGACATCTAACATGAAATCTTTCTCTCAAGTTGGAAATGATCAATTAGGAATTAGTTCTTTGGATGGTGTGCCAAAAGTTACAGAACAAATTCAGTCTTCGCCAGAATATCAACTCAAAATTAATTCAGCAGTGAGAGGTACTGGATCAAGCAAAGCTAGATCGACAGAAGCTGGCTACTCTAGTGGAGCATCCAGCAGTAGACCTCGTAAAATAGTTTGTCACAAGTCAGGTTCGTACAATCAAAATACACTAATGCATGCCTCTGCTTCTTCACAATCTAAAGGCATTGGTTCTGAAAAGCAGCCCTGTAGCAGTGGGGCTGGATATGGGTTGAGAAATCTAAATTGTAAATCCATATCAGATGTCCTCCCACATAATTGTTCAAAGTCAGAATCAAGATTTAGTAGAACGGACATGGTAAAAAGGAGAAACACCGAAGGTGAAAGCAGTTCATCTGTTAAAGGGAAGAAAATTGCCAAGGCATCACTAAGAGAAAAGCATGTCAGTCGTCCAACTCGTGGAGTCTCCATCTCTGAGTCAAGAAGTGGCAGAAATTTGGATTTTAGTGTGAATAATCATGCTGCATCAGTTCAGACCCACAGGCCAATGAATGTGAATTCTAGGTTTAGGGGTCCTGTACAGGTTTCATTGCAAACTGAATCCTCCAGCTTAGTCCAAAGTTTACATTGGCCTGAAACACCAGATCTCAATCTGCAGTCGTCAAGTCAATTGTTCACCGATGGCTCTTCAAGTCATTCAAGTGATTACAGTTTTCCTGGAAATGATATTGATGATTTACCCAGCGTAGTTCCCTTCACTTCTGCTGAACTAGGCATTAACCGATTAATGAACCAGCAAGCCTTACAACGATATAACATGGATGGAGTTGCTCAG GTATTATTGGCACTTGAGAGAATCGAACAAGATGACGAGTTAACATATGAG GAATTACTAGCTCTTGAGGAGAGGATGGGCACTGTTAGCACAGCTCTGTCAGAGGAGGCAGTATCAAAGAGCCTTCAAAGAAGCATTTATCAAAGCATGCCCTCGGAACTAGGGGCATTTGGAGGTGATGgggatgaagatgaagatgagatCAAATGCAGTATTTGTCAG GAGGAGTATGTGGTTGGAGATGAAATCGGAAAGTTGGAATGCGAGCATGGTTATCATGTGGAATGCGTACAACAATGGTTAAAGCTCAAGAATTGGTGCCCAATCTGCAAGGCATCAGCAGCTTCATCAAAGCTAACAACAGCACCATCATAG
- the LOC107856089 gene encoding uncharacterized protein LOC107856089 isoform X1 encodes MDVHSGKTAINGLVVPKRGLRDTADSRDENVHPCSRLGCSGRLNHLKSSYVGTTEKSRSFRPAFNASNGKDVVGSSSRTSSLPSVGKARETSNMKSFSQVGNDQLGISSLDGVPKVTEQIQSSPEYQLKINSAVRGTGSSKARSTEAGYSSGASSSRPRKIVCHKSGSYNQNTLMHASASSQSKGIGSEKQPCSSGAGYGLRNLNCKSISDVLPHNCSKSESRFSRTDMVKRRNTEGESSSSVKGKKIAKASLREKHVSRPTRGVSISESRSGRNLDFSVNNHAASVQTHRPMNVNSRFRGPVQVSLQTESSSLVQSLHWPETPDLNLQSSSQLFTDGSSSHSSDYSFPGNDIDDLPSVVPFTSAELGINRLMNQQALQRYNMDGVAQVLLALERIEQDDELTYEQLLALETNLLLSGLNFYDQHRDLRLDIDSMSYEELLALEERMGTVSTALSEEAVSKSLQRSIYQSMPSELGAFGGDGDEDEDEIKCSICQEEYVVGDEIGKLECEHGYHVECVQQWLKLKNWCPICKASAASSKLTTAPS; translated from the exons ATGGATGTACATTCTGGAAAAACAGCTATAAATGGGCTTGTTGTGCCCAAAAGAGGTTTAAGGGATACTGCTGATAGTAGAGATGAAAATGTTCATCCGTGCTCACGGCTTGGATGCAGTGGTCGGCTCAACCATTTGAAGAGCAGCTATGTTGGAACTACAGAGAAATCCAGATCATTTAGGCCTGCTTTCAATGCTTCAAATGGCAAGGATGTGGTTGGGAGTTCATCTAGGACATCTTCACTGCCTAGTGTAGGAAAGGCACGCGAGACATCTAACATGAAATCTTTCTCTCAAGTTGGAAATGATCAATTAGGAATTAGTTCTTTGGATGGTGTGCCAAAAGTTACAGAACAAATTCAGTCTTCGCCAGAATATCAACTCAAAATTAATTCAGCAGTGAGAGGTACTGGATCAAGCAAAGCTAGATCGACAGAAGCTGGCTACTCTAGTGGAGCATCCAGCAGTAGACCTCGTAAAATAGTTTGTCACAAGTCAGGTTCGTACAATCAAAATACACTAATGCATGCCTCTGCTTCTTCACAATCTAAAGGCATTGGTTCTGAAAAGCAGCCCTGTAGCAGTGGGGCTGGATATGGGTTGAGAAATCTAAATTGTAAATCCATATCAGATGTCCTCCCACATAATTGTTCAAAGTCAGAATCAAGATTTAGTAGAACGGACATGGTAAAAAGGAGAAACACCGAAGGTGAAAGCAGTTCATCTGTTAAAGGGAAGAAAATTGCCAAGGCATCACTAAGAGAAAAGCATGTCAGTCGTCCAACTCGTGGAGTCTCCATCTCTGAGTCAAGAAGTGGCAGAAATTTGGATTTTAGTGTGAATAATCATGCTGCATCAGTTCAGACCCACAGGCCAATGAATGTGAATTCTAGGTTTAGGGGTCCTGTACAGGTTTCATTGCAAACTGAATCCTCCAGCTTAGTCCAAAGTTTACATTGGCCTGAAACACCAGATCTCAATCTGCAGTCGTCAAGTCAATTGTTCACCGATGGCTCTTCAAGTCATTCAAGTGATTACAGTTTTCCTGGAAATGATATTGATGATTTACCCAGCGTAGTTCCCTTCACTTCTGCTGAACTAGGCATTAACCGATTAATGAACCAGCAAGCCTTACAACGATATAACATGGATGGAGTTGCTCAG GTATTATTGGCACTTGAGAGAATCGAACAAGATGACGAGTTAACATATGAG CAGCTGCTTGCATTGGAGACAAACTTGTTGCTTAGCGGCCTTAACTTCTATGACCAGCATAGGGACTTGAGACTGGATATAGATAGCATGTCCTATGAG GAATTACTAGCTCTTGAGGAGAGGATGGGCACTGTTAGCACAGCTCTGTCAGAGGAGGCAGTATCAAAGAGCCTTCAAAGAAGCATTTATCAAAGCATGCCCTCGGAACTAGGGGCATTTGGAGGTGATGgggatgaagatgaagatgagatCAAATGCAGTATTTGTCAG GAGGAGTATGTGGTTGGAGATGAAATCGGAAAGTTGGAATGCGAGCATGGTTATCATGTGGAATGCGTACAACAATGGTTAAAGCTCAAGAATTGGTGCCCAATCTGCAAGGCATCAGCAGCTTCATCAAAGCTAACAACAGCACCATCATAG
- the LOC107856089 gene encoding uncharacterized protein LOC107856089 isoform X2 yields MDVHSGKTAINGLVVPKRGLRDTADSRDENVHPCSRLGCSGRLNHLKSSYVGTTEKSRSFRPAFNASNGKDVVGSSSRTSSLPSVGKARETSNMKSFSQVGNDQLGISSLDGVPKVTEQIQSSPEYQLKINSAVRGTGSSKARSTEAGYSSGASSSRPRKIVCHKSGSYNQNTLMHASASSQSKGIGSEKQPCSSGAGYGLRNLNCKSISDVLPHNCSKSESRFSRTDMVKRRNTEGESSSSVKGKKIAKASLREKHVSRPTRGVSISESRSGRNLDFSVNNHAASVQTHRPMNVNSRFRGPVQVSLQTESSSLVQSLHWPETPDLNLQSSSQLFTDGSSSHSSDYSFPGNDIDDLPSVVPFTSAELGINRLMNQQALQRYNMDGVAQVLLALERIEQDDELTYELLALETNLLLSGLNFYDQHRDLRLDIDSMSYEELLALEERMGTVSTALSEEAVSKSLQRSIYQSMPSELGAFGGDGDEDEDEIKCSICQEEYVVGDEIGKLECEHGYHVECVQQWLKLKNWCPICKASAASSKLTTAPS; encoded by the exons ATGGATGTACATTCTGGAAAAACAGCTATAAATGGGCTTGTTGTGCCCAAAAGAGGTTTAAGGGATACTGCTGATAGTAGAGATGAAAATGTTCATCCGTGCTCACGGCTTGGATGCAGTGGTCGGCTCAACCATTTGAAGAGCAGCTATGTTGGAACTACAGAGAAATCCAGATCATTTAGGCCTGCTTTCAATGCTTCAAATGGCAAGGATGTGGTTGGGAGTTCATCTAGGACATCTTCACTGCCTAGTGTAGGAAAGGCACGCGAGACATCTAACATGAAATCTTTCTCTCAAGTTGGAAATGATCAATTAGGAATTAGTTCTTTGGATGGTGTGCCAAAAGTTACAGAACAAATTCAGTCTTCGCCAGAATATCAACTCAAAATTAATTCAGCAGTGAGAGGTACTGGATCAAGCAAAGCTAGATCGACAGAAGCTGGCTACTCTAGTGGAGCATCCAGCAGTAGACCTCGTAAAATAGTTTGTCACAAGTCAGGTTCGTACAATCAAAATACACTAATGCATGCCTCTGCTTCTTCACAATCTAAAGGCATTGGTTCTGAAAAGCAGCCCTGTAGCAGTGGGGCTGGATATGGGTTGAGAAATCTAAATTGTAAATCCATATCAGATGTCCTCCCACATAATTGTTCAAAGTCAGAATCAAGATTTAGTAGAACGGACATGGTAAAAAGGAGAAACACCGAAGGTGAAAGCAGTTCATCTGTTAAAGGGAAGAAAATTGCCAAGGCATCACTAAGAGAAAAGCATGTCAGTCGTCCAACTCGTGGAGTCTCCATCTCTGAGTCAAGAAGTGGCAGAAATTTGGATTTTAGTGTGAATAATCATGCTGCATCAGTTCAGACCCACAGGCCAATGAATGTGAATTCTAGGTTTAGGGGTCCTGTACAGGTTTCATTGCAAACTGAATCCTCCAGCTTAGTCCAAAGTTTACATTGGCCTGAAACACCAGATCTCAATCTGCAGTCGTCAAGTCAATTGTTCACCGATGGCTCTTCAAGTCATTCAAGTGATTACAGTTTTCCTGGAAATGATATTGATGATTTACCCAGCGTAGTTCCCTTCACTTCTGCTGAACTAGGCATTAACCGATTAATGAACCAGCAAGCCTTACAACGATATAACATGGATGGAGTTGCTCAG GTATTATTGGCACTTGAGAGAATCGAACAAGATGACGAGTTAACATATGAG CTGCTTGCATTGGAGACAAACTTGTTGCTTAGCGGCCTTAACTTCTATGACCAGCATAGGGACTTGAGACTGGATATAGATAGCATGTCCTATGAG GAATTACTAGCTCTTGAGGAGAGGATGGGCACTGTTAGCACAGCTCTGTCAGAGGAGGCAGTATCAAAGAGCCTTCAAAGAAGCATTTATCAAAGCATGCCCTCGGAACTAGGGGCATTTGGAGGTGATGgggatgaagatgaagatgagatCAAATGCAGTATTTGTCAG GAGGAGTATGTGGTTGGAGATGAAATCGGAAAGTTGGAATGCGAGCATGGTTATCATGTGGAATGCGTACAACAATGGTTAAAGCTCAAGAATTGGTGCCCAATCTGCAAGGCATCAGCAGCTTCATCAAAGCTAACAACAGCACCATCATAG